The following is a genomic window from Oscarella lobularis chromosome 2, ooOscLobu1.1, whole genome shotgun sequence.
GGAGTTGGCTGGAACAACAGCAACTTCGTGCAATCGAGCTGAAGTCTATTGGCCGTCGCAGTTCTTACAGGTGAGGTGATACCACTTCCTTGTCGTTTAAACCGTTGATATAGTTTCTATCACTTTCAAACAGGAGTTTACTTTGATTGATAGTCCTGGAGTTACAGAAAACGATGACTTGTCACCCGCTTCGCGTCAAATCACAGAGCAGTGCCAGAAAGATACGGCATGCGGTTTCATGTACGTCATCGACGCAACTCAGTCAGCAGAAGTCGGAGCTCAGGCAAtgaaacgtcttctttcttgttagacaatcaataattaatagttTAGGTCGGGGGTCTTTTGGCTGCCATGGCGCGAGGAACAAAGACGTCTCCTCCTGCTGACTCCGCTTTGTTTGTGCTCAACAAATGGGATCAGTTCCTTGAGAAGTACGGACGCAAGGAGAGCGAGAGGGCATCAAAGGAGTACCTGGAAAGGCTCTACTTCGAGCTGGGGCGACGCTGGAGAGGATTCAAGTCGTACCAGGTTATTAAGATGAATTCTAAACTGGCTGGATTGGCTCAGGAACTTGGCGTTCTGACCAACGACATGAAAAATCTCTGCGAGGGCATATCGGACGTTCTGCCGAGAGGAATGAACAATATGATATTGAAAGCACTGAAGTAAGTTTTAATGCGTCACATGATTGTATGTcgtaaattaataaaataattctaTTCTCTTTCTGTCTCTGTGTATAGGAGGCCCATTGATCTACTAGATTATGTCGAGCAATCGATTGAAGCAACTCTGCGCGAATTCAAGCTTCCCGATGATCAGAGAACGCGCAAACGAGATGAAAATGCcaagcgtctcgtcgaatttcaaGAGTCGCTTGCCAGCGGAAAAATAGCCAAACTGCGTCGTCagatcgacgaacgactcGATGATCTCACTCACGACGTAGCCGAGCACCtcaagacaaaagaaacgatcgcaAAAGCTCTAGATTGGGACACAATGAGCACCGACAAGAACACAAAGAATCTCTTCAGCGAGCGCGAAGTAAAGGAACTCGTCGGTCACCGTCTCGCCAAGATGATTTGCCACGACTCGAGAGTCGGCAAAGTGAGATACGCAATCGGCGAAGAAGTGGGACCCcacgtcgaagaagagctccAGCGTCTAGTCTCATTTCGCTCGGAAATATTTACAGCAAAGCCGTCGCTCTTGCcgagaagcgacgacgcgctgcCAAACGCGTCGGGGTACAGCCCCGCTCAGGTCGTCGGTATGATTGCCGCGCTCGCAATCGCGCCCATCTCAGTGCCCATCTACGGCATCGTCAAGCTCGTTCAACTCATACGAGATCGCAGTTTTCGCAAggtcgtcgagacggcgtACAAGGCGGCGGTCAACGAAGTTAGCGCCGGATCGAAGGGTCAGCTGCGCGACAGCGTAAAGAGAGTGATCGTGGCGACGAGCTTGACAGCGCGAATCGTCTACGAAGGCTTTGAGAGCATGGTGAAGGAAATTGATGATGAGCTGTCGGCGCGGAATCAACGACGGGAGAAAGATTTGCCTAAGTACAGGAAACTCTTGTTGCTGTCTCAGCAAATGATTGGgaaagcgtcgacgtttaTGCTGGAGCTTGGCATTGAGGACTACGTCGAAGGCGATATCGTCTGGCCGAATCCGTGCATTCCCGTCGACTCTGGCGTGTTTGGGGAGGTCTTCAAAGTTGAGTTGGCGAGGAGGAAGGACGTCGCTTTGAAAGTTCTTAAGGATCCAATCAGCGAAGAAAATGCAGAGGAATTCCTTCGCGAACTAGTTATTAGCAGGTAAGAATTTCGTTTTGTGGTGGCTCGTTTGGCGCGCTGCATGTGGGGACTTTGAAGTTCGCAAGCAGGTGTGTAGGCGTTATCCGCTTCGCTTGTGAATTTTGGCAATGAGAGATagctctcctttctctttgctttGTTTCCGTTGATTCCCACCTCAATCATCTGATTGCTGGCGGAATAGGTAACACTGTATCGCAGTTCTCTTCAGGCgccctattaattaaaaacggGGTCAAATACATCCATGAAGTTAAACACTAATTAGACATTTGCCATACCTATGCGTAGTAGTAGCTTTAGACAATGTCTTCTGATCAAACTCTATTTGTGTAGGAATCTGACAGGAAAGGACAGCTACGTGGTAGAATTCTACGGTCTTGTTCGAGTTCAGAGGTCGCCTCTGAAACTCGCTCTTGCATTCGAGTGGTGCAGTGGAGGCAATTTGGCCGACGAAATGTTTGGCCCAAGCAGTCAATTTGTTCCCGGCCGAAAGTCAGGAGGATACCTGCACGCGAGGCGTATACTACTCCAACTCTTTTCTGGTGTGATGTTTCTGCACGGCGAGAATCTGGTGCACAGAGACATCAAACCTGAAAACATATTGGTAGGACAAGTGAGAcgaaaatattatttatatgaattttttttcgtgtagCTCACAACTGACAAGGAAGTTCGAATCGCCGATTTAGGTCTTGCTAAGGATCTCGAAGAGATCACTGGCACCCAGTGTGGCACCGTTTTGTACATGGCGCCCGAAGTGATGGTAAGGAACGCCTATGGAACGTCAGCCGACATCTTCAGCGTTGGCATTATTATGTGGGAGCTTTGGCACGGCGAAAGAGCCTACGTCAATTCGGGAGATCCCACTCTCGGTCATCCGGCTCTGTTTGCCATGAAAGTGTTCGCGGGCAATTTCCGTCCTCCTGGCTTTGTTGCAGCTGAGTATAGCGGTCAAGGTGCCGATCCGAACGACGCTGCCGTTGATTGGCGAAGCTTGATGAGGAGATGCTGGGATTCGTCCGCTTCAAGCAGGCCTACCGCGAAAGAGGCTCGCTCCATCGTTGAAAAAATGCCGCATTAACCTCTTTGAAACGGCGCTTCAAATGCTTGTGCGTTTCTTTTGTACCCGCACGTCCTTCTGTTTGCGCTTGTGTCCTACGTCATGATCACATGATTTCGCGATTCGCTGGACGCACGGTTGGCAAAAACGGCGCGTTCCGGCATTCGAACCGCCTTCATCCCCGTCTCGATCGTACTAGgacgcttcgacgagacgaggGTAGACGTAGAACGGTGTCGGCTCGTTGTCGAGTCGGCTTAGGAAGGGATTTCTCGGAGCGGCTACGTTCCCTGGATAGAAAATGAGATTGCTCCGTGCTCTTGAGCATCTAAGCGACATAGTTATCGAGAATGATAGAAGAATTAGAGGCCCGAAGTGACACGTAAGTAAAACTGCAGCAGACTTCTAAAGCCACCCCGCCCCTTCAGCGTCGAGCGTTCGCGCGACTTCCTAAAAAATAGATCGGGCTCCTTGGTGCCTAGATTTATAACTATGACGTTTAATTCACATATATCTGCGGCAGGTAATTCCAATTTGTTTTTTCATGAGCAGACTGGCACGCGTCAGTAGCCAGCTCTCAGATTTTGGTGTAGGCTTATTGAAGGTCAAATGACACGATCATTGTTAAGATTAACTTGTAAGTGGATTACTCAGCCTGGCTCTGATCTTGAACTGTGCGTTCGAGGTTTGTCTTCGCTCTCTCATGTCTGCACGGATCGACCTAACTTGCTGACTCAAGGCGCGTTCAGTTATTTCTATTATTAGTTTGGATTTTTTACGAGTTTCAGTATAGTGGAGTTAGCAGGCAAATGGCTAGCTGGCTAAGAAAGGCAAGCACCGTCTCTGCGCAGCTAGAATCAGCACAATTCCTTTCTAACCCCCACTAAAGGAGAACTACCTACTCGTGATGCTGAAAATAAACTTCGGACTGCATGCAAATGAGATCTTccaagaaaacgacaaaaagcTTTTCAATGCTGTGCCGGTGGATTCGTGCCGGCAGCACGGACGGACTTCGCGAAACGTCATCCAGATCGAGGAACAGAAgagcacgtcgtcgccggcgacgacgccgcgcgTTCTCGCGGAGGTTGATTGGAATTTACAGCAAGTTTGAGGATGGACTAATAGGCGGAGGTTACTAGTGTGAAAGGGGGCGTTCCGcaccagaccctctctcccCGGCGTTGCAAATCACCGTCGCTTTTTAGAAGGCGACCGCCGCTAATTGCATCATCGGctccgtttctttcttttctatacCGTCGCGTTTTAGAAGGTGACCGCCGTAATGTAACTATTGCATCACGTGCTCCGTTTCTTTCTTATCTATAAAACCAGGCGGAGCGCTGCAGGTGGATCAGTTTAGTAGTGCACTCTCTAACACATCAAAATGcgattttttttagttgctATCCTGTTATCAGCTATCTTTGTTCCGTCTACCGTCACTGGATGGGTACGAGTGAGACGTGCTGTTAGACGCGTCATTAATATACCGTGCAAAGTGAGTACATGGTTGTCATGGTCAGGCTGCTCTCGCTCTTGCGGCTCTGGTCATCGTACACGCAATCGAAATGTAATATCAGCTGCAGTTGGTGGATTGTGCAACTTCAGTCTGAAAGACAGTACGTTATGCAACACTAGGCCTTGTCCATGCAAAGTCGGAACATGGTCGACATGGTCAAGCTGCTCTCGCTCTTGCGGCTCTGGTCATCGTACACGCAATCGACGTATTGTTCAACTTGCTCAAAACGGTGGATCATGTGGCTACAGCTTGACAAGTATTGTATCATGCTTCAAGAAGCCCTGCCCAATACCATGCAAAGTCGGTACATGGTCGACATGGTCAAGCTGCTCTCGCTCTTGCGGCTCTGGTCATCGTAGACGCAATCGACGTATTGTTCAACTTGCTCAAAACGGTGGATCATGTGGCTACAGCTTGACAAGTATTGTATCATGCTTCAAGAAGCCCTGCCCAATACCATGCAAAGTCGGTACATGGTCGACATGGTCAAGCTGCTCTCGCTCTTGCGGCTCTGGTCTTCGTAGACGCAATCGTCGTATTATTCAACTTGCTCAAAACGGTGGATCATGTGGCTACAGCTTGACAAGCAGTGTATCATGCACCGATAAGCCCTGCCCCGTGCCGTGCGATGTCAGTGAATGGTCGGCATGGTCACGCTGCTCTCGCTCTTGCGGTTCTGGTCGtcgttcacgtgatcgaTATGTTGTTCAATCTGCTAAACACGGCGGATCGTGCGAAGACAATTTGAAAGAAAGTACGTCATGCAACACTAGGCCTTGTCCCGTGCCATGTAAAGTTAGTACATGGTCGACATGGTCAAACTGCACTCGCTCTTGCGGGTCTGGTCGTCGCACACGCAATCGACATATTGTTGAATCTTCTCAGCACGGAGGATCATGTGACTACAATTTGGAAGGCAATGAGTCATGCAACACTAAGCCCTGCCCAGTACCATGCAAAGTTAGTACATGGTTGACATGGTCAGACTGCTCTCGCTCTTGCGGCTCTGGTCTTCGTACACGCAATCGACATATTGTTGAATCTTCTCAGCACGGAGGATCATGTGACTACAGTTTGAAAGGCAGGGAGTTATGCAACACTAAGCCCTGTCCCGTCCCTGTGCCATGCAAAGTTAGTACATGGTCGACATGGTCAAACTGCACTCGCTCTTGCGGCTCTGGTCGTCGTACACGCAGTCGAGGCATTGTTGAACCCGCCAAAAATGGTGGATCATGTGAACGTCATCTGGAGGACAGTAAACCGTGTGAAGTCGGAAGACTCGCTCATTGCCAGGTTTGAGAAAGTTTAATTAGGAGACCAAATTTCGTggtagaaaatatttctcaTATAGGCTACTGAATGGAGTGCATGGACTACGTGCAGCGGAAACTGTACAAACACTGGGTATCAGATTCGACAACGGCAAATCTTCCAGCATCAGCAGTGCGGAGGCCGTCCCTGTCCTGCTAATCTTCTCGAGAAAAAGCTGTGTCCTGAAAAGTGCTGCGATGAATGCGTTGTTTCCCAGTGGACTGAATGGACACAATGTTCGTGCTTTGGCGGCTGGTCTGCCAGATGGCGCAGCATTCAGAATAAGCCTACAATGTGTACACCGTGTTTACATAAATTGCGCGATATAAAGTTTTGTAAGAATCGGTGTCATTTTAGTGAATGGGGGCAATGGTCAACCTGCAGTTGTGGAGGCCAGAGGTGAGTGTTGGTAGACGCTCCAAATGATAATACCAACTAAGAAACGTTTATTAGAATACGCAAAAGAACACCATTGACTCCGACAGTCTGCGGAAAGACGTGTGATAGTCAGAATGAGACACAACACTGCGTTGTTCCGTGTAAACTAGGCCAGTGGACAAATTGGACACCTTGCGATACCCCTTGTGCACCTCAAGTACGTTTCAGAGAAGTTCCCGCAAAATGTAATGGAACTTGCGACTCAAATGAACTAAGATTTTGTAAGGGTGATAACTGTCCCTCATTGACAGACACAGTCTGACTATATTATAAACATAATCTGCAACTGTTTTCGTAAACTGAAACTGAATTTTTGTATGCATAAATGGTAGGTAGTCGTATACGAAATAGCCAAATTGTGACCAAACACTTCATGTTCGCTTATACATACCTACAGCGTAAGAATTCGCGCCTGGAACAATGTGGCTGCAACGCACGGTAGGAAGTCGATCATccgaacgacgccgccgttgATTGGCGAAGCTTGTGAGATGTTGGGATTCGTCCGCTTCAAGCAGGCCTACCGCGAAAGAGACCCGCTCCATCGTTGACGCATTAACCTCTTTCAAACGGCGCTTCAAATGCTTCTGCGTTTCTTTTGTACACGCACGTCCTGTTCGCTTGTATGCTTTACGTCATGATCACATGATTTAGCGGGACGCATGTGTACGCAGTTGAAGAACTTGGTCGAGAAACAGCACGGCACGTTCCGGCTTTCGAACCGCCCGTCTCTCTCCCGCACTCTTTCGATCACCGACGCTCGGAGGAGACGAGAGTACACGTAGAACAGCGAATATTGGTGTCGACTCGTTGTCGATCGAGTCGCGGCTACGACTCGGAAGGGATCTCTCGAAGCGACTAgataaaaaattagaatgCTCCATAGTCTGGAACATCTAAGCGCCCAGAGAAGCGACGAAGTTTTCGAGAATCACACCGTCACGGTGACGTAAGTCAAACTGCAGCTATACTTCTAAAGCCGCCCCTTCCAGCGTCGAGCGTTTCCGCGCGACTTCCTGAAAAATAGATCGTCGAGATTATAGTACACTGTGCTGTATAGGCTGTATAATCACTGGCATGCATGCACGTTAAGGGTCGCGATAAAGACCGCTTCTGTaaatttcaaatcgtttGTAAGTATTGCACGTTGCAACTAACATATCTTAAGATCCGTTTTTAAGACCATGCGCTgcaaatattaattttttgttctcGACATTTGAATGAGTCGAGTCAGTAAAGTTTTTTTGAGAAGGAAATAACTTTAGGTTGAAGTTTCTCTTGCTTGTCTGCGCTTGAGGCACCATGCCAAAACAGTTAGAAAAATGAGAAGTATTGCTGCCGACACAGAAAGACCAGCTGTTGCTCCACTACTCAAATTGCTTTTATCACCTGCTTTATCTAATTTTCATTCTTTCCTAATGTTAACGATGGTGCCGGGTAAATATCTTACCTTGAAGTGTGCTTGCTAAAAGAAGAATTAGAATATGAATTATTACGTTTTGCGTTGTTTACTTATTGAATGCTGTGTTGTTGGGAGACTTTGGTTATTGAACCTTTCGTCAAAATCTATGTTGGTCGAAGCGTTTGTAGTAACATTATGAAAGTGATAAGTGATGTTGGGCCTTATCTCTTTCCAagtttgtatttttttaacAGACATTGTTGGCTTCAATGGCATTCTACTGTAGTATTGAAACCACGTTTCTATACAGTGAAGAAGTCAATCATATTCCGATCAGTACCAAATTGCTCTTACCGCATTCAATCCAGGCAAACCAGTGGCAGTAGTCGTTTTCCGTTAGTTGACAATTTTGAAGCTGATCCTTATTGCACTGACAATTGATGTCAATGCCCCACCAcctattaaattgagagaatGGTTTTGCTTCTAGAACACCTGGATAGCCAAGTTGCTGGCAGAACATCTTGGCGGTTTTTGAATTGCAAATCGAAGAGCAAACGTAATGCCAAGTGTTGTTAATGAATATTTCCGCAAAGCCTTTGCTTAGGTCTTCGTTCTCACTTTGAATTCCAACGCCACCGGAACTTCTTAGAGGATTAACTAAGAGTTTCGTCAATTTTGTAAACAAAGTTTTGGCGAAAACCACTCACCGCAATGGACACCGACGTCTTCGTAATGGTCACAGGTACTATTGCTTGAATACCGACACTTTTGAATTTCGGTCTCGGTTCCCCTGCAATTCACTTTGTTCATTAAAATTGGGCCGTTCCCCGGTCCGTAGTAGGCGTTGAGAAAGTATTCTACTGCGTCCGGGTAGCCAAGCTGACGACAGAGAACTTTTGAATTGATTTGGTTCCAGTTTCGACCGCAAACGGTTCCCCAGACGCCGTTTATTTTGACTTCTACAACACCTGAGTTGGGCTCTTTGGTTTTTGTTAAGCGAGCTAAGATAGGTCAAGCACCTTATAAGTGTTAGTTACGGAGAGATTATCCCTTTAGAAAGTGATACctgtttttgatttttgtgcAGTGTATGATGGCGTTGGAGCGTCGGAGAATAATGAATCTGAGCTAGAGGTCCACATGAAAACTGAATTTATTTCAGGTATGGCTTTGAAATCTAAAAGCATTTGTAACAGTTGCAGGATAAAGCAACGAAGGTTTTAGAGTAGGTGCGTACCGCAAACGACTCCAACGTCTTCGCTATGATAACAGTTATGACTTCCCCATCCGTTGAAGGAGCACTTGTCGATACTTGACTCGTTGCCTGAGCAACGTAGGTCGTCAATCCATATGGGTCCACTGCCTCTTCCATAGAATGCGCGCGACTTATAGCCTACGTACCCTGTTGTAAAACCAAGCTGTCGGCAAGCAACGATTGCTTCGTTCAAAGCAAAATAGTCGTCACAGATTGTGCCCCATCTGTTGTTGTGATAAATTTGTAGTCTTCCCGATCGCCCCCCAAGGTCTCCTCCAATGAGTTGTAAAGTGTTGGGTAAAAAGGATCCTTAACAAATATTATACTGTAGTATACTATAGAAGCGGGTGGCAAGGACGATACAAGTTTTACCTTTAACTAGGCTTACGATAACCAAATAGACGCTAAGGCACTGTGACACACTCATTCAACTGTCAGATCAAAAATGAAACGTTTGCGTTATTGCTAGCTTAGACTGTTCTCCCCAGTACTAAAAATGAAGGTGTATCTTTGCAAACTTGGTTTTGCTAACACGCACTCTTATCTTGCATGGGTGGTATGCGTGGCGCTTTAGTTTCAGGCACCTTTTCTTTCAGTTTAATTCCACACTTGAAAAGGATTTTATATAAGTGTGTTTCTACTTTCTGAGGCAGCAGAGAATGTGCATCTGTTATGAGAACATGTCAAGGTAACGCTTCCAATTCTCTTGTTATGAATCAAGACTATAATCTGTGTCCCGTGCAGGTACAGACTGCTATCTCATATTTTGCTGGCTTGTGTTATGATAAAATTTTCAGTGGCGTTGACGTGCTTGTAAAGATTTATATATAGAGATGTTGCATGAAATACATCTAACTAAGTCTTCGCTTTAGTGATTATTTAATGAAGCCGGTCTACTCTCGGAATTTTTACGTTGAAAGTCTCTCCTTTAACGACTTTTGCTGTGAAGGATGGAAGCAGAACAGCTCAAATGATTCTCTTTGCTCTGCCAGTACTGTAGTATCTCGCAAttgctttaattaagttgATAGCCTCTTTCCTAGAAacatcaatttttttcactcTTCATCCCAAGGACTCGGTGATCTATGCAGGTGAAAGTGTTTCCCTCAATTGCAGCGTGAACCAAACGAATAGTTCCATATCATGGTGGAAAGGCAACACGGTATTTGAAGGGATTCTGTTAGATAAAATGCTGCAATCAACAGCAGAAACCGAATCTGGAATCACTAGTGTCCTGAAATTGGAAAACGTAACGCTGTCTGACGGAGGGTATTACTTTTGCAAAGCCCAATTTGAAAACGACTCGTTTCCTACTACATCAAAAAGTGCTCGTCTCGGCGGTACCTCTTAAGCtgtttaatttatttaatttcaTTGGCTTTTAGTTCTAGGCAAAATAACTGCGTGGGTTAATAGCAGCACTTCGTTTAGGGAGTTGGACTGGGGCAGGGGCTTTCGGTGTTTCTTTTCTGCCAACCCCTTGCCTCTTCCTCAAATTTTTGGTGGCGAAAAGAACCTGAAAGTCACGGTTGTACAATCTCTAGGAAATTTTCAATGGATGTTTACGTACTACTCATACTATTCTTCACGAGATGCTCCTCTTGGAAATTACACCTGTTTCTTGAGTTACGGTGATTCACATAAATCTTTGCGCCGAAGCTACCTCATCCAAAGTATGCAAGTTTCATCTATACAGTATCAATGCCGTATATTTGCAACTTTACATGTATAGAGGCTGCAAGGCTTACGAGACTCTCGCCTTCTACCATTCATATGAATGCTTTTCAACCTACTATTGCCAGATGCGCAGCCTTTGGAGTACCGCTGCCTGAAATTAGGTGGTACAGATGCGATTTCTATGCTAGGAATAACAGCAACAACGACTGGGACTGTCTAAAGCCTTCGTCAGTGCTCGTGACAAGCGATGACATCGCAGGTAGTGTCTACTACAACAATACGTACAACATCAGCGAGTGGAAAACTGAAAGTATACTACGTTTTGAGAAGGCTGAAGTCTCTGCTGCCAGATGCTACTTGTGCCTTGCGTCTAACACTGTAAGGGGAATGCGACATGAAGTATCAAATTCTGTCCTCGTTGCAGGTACGCAAGCGTTGCATCACCAACTAAAATACTTTGtgactcttcttctttatagTTGATCCTCGCATCGAAGCACTAAATGATTCAATAAGTGCTACTTCTAAAAGCAAAGTTATCCTTGCTTGCAGAGTGACTGGATCTTTTCCGGCCAAAGTAACGTGGTTTTACAGAGGAATTCAGACAGGCTCTCATAGAGTTCTGGCGTCTTATGCCGAGCCTATTTTGTACTCCTATTTAGTGATTGAAAGCGCCGTAGCCGAAGACAATGCTGGGGTGTACCGTTGCTTAGCGTCTGTTTCTGGATTTGATCCTCTTTCTGCTAACATTTCACTCTTAAGTATGAGGAGCGCACACAACTTtcgttttttaattaattcatttctTGTGCTTAGTTCCTTCTAGACAGATCACCTGGCCCAAATCTCAGTATGTTTGTGCTGGCTGCAACCTTACCCTCAGCTGCAGAAACGAATCGTTTCCTGTTGAAAGCAATCCGGCTCTGTGGTTTCATAATGATGTGCCTGTGAACAATTCTAAAATTACCACTACAGCGTATTCGAGCTTCTACAAAACTGCAGCAATATACACACTGAGTGCAGCTTTCATTTCAGCAGAAGACGGCGGAAATTACAGTTGTTTCAATCAATTCTCTGCTGCGGAGATCAAAAGTAGTAAAGTGTTTTCGGCAAGTGACGCGGCTAATTGTGTATATTTCAGTCTCTCCTTTGATTGTGAAAGGGCCGAACAATATATCTGTCACTGAAGGTACCGATGCCGAGTTTTACTGCCTTGCTAAAGGTAACCCTGTTCCATTATTAATTTGGGAAACACTAATTGTTGAATGGGATTCGATGAGCGTTGATTCGCTTAATTCTTTTCATTATCAAAACAAATTTACCATAGAAAGTCATTTTAAgattcgacgagcggcgaGGCAATTCTCCGGATGGTTTCGTTGTAGGACTGCTGTTGAGCAGCCGCATTCAAGTGATCATGACTATGACGAAGTAATCGTTCACTCTGGTCCAGCTTATCTTGAAATTTTATGTAATAATTTCGATGTAAAGCGTACTTTTCTTGTTAATTAATGCGTTTAAAATTTTAGACGTGGAACAGCCGATCTTTTCTACACAAACGGCTCACATTGTTTTGAATCAGGGCCAGCTTTTCTACGTACGGTGCTACGCTGAGAAAAGCAATCCCAGTTCTACGTTAGCTATCGTCAAACGAAGTAGCAATTCTTCTGAAGACGAACTTGTATTGGCGCCTGCCGTTGGCTCAATCGAAATCTCCTCGTCTGATACCGAGCTCGGTCTCACTTTTCTGAGGGCGTCGGAGAATATTGCTGGATTGTACAGATgtagaaataaaaatgtaGCTGGGATGAAGTACTCTAGAGAAATACACATCAGCCTGTTAGGTACCACCAATTATAGTTCGTGTTAAATGTACAGTATTTAGCTTTTTTTAATCGTTTATAGGCACGCCGACTGCTTCTCCaaaagacgaagtcgacAATTCGTCTCTCTACATTTCTTTGTCTGTTATGTTTGGCCTTCTACTTGCATCGGCACTATTAACAatttttattctaagagaAAGGCGTAAGCGTAAACGACGGAGAGCACAGCAAACGGCCAGAAATGACATCGATATGCAAGAGATCGCAGCAACGCTTGAAAACGACTACACCGAATCAGATCGCATGTACACTCTACCTACTTACGAAGACGTGCAATTCCCAAGAAGCAAGCTGCAAATTACCTCCCAAATCGGCGAAGGCCATTTTGGAAAGGTCTACCTAGCAAAAGCCGAAGGCATTCGTTCTGACAAAGAGACATTACTGGTTGCCGTGAAGACAATAAAAACCGGCTGTAGTAAAGCAATAGCTGCGGAGTTCcaggaagaaatcgaaataaTGATGAACTTCAGCCACCccaaaataatttctttGCTGGGAATATGCTCAAGAGAAGAACCTTACTATATCATCACAGAGTACATGTGTCACGGAGATCTT
Proteins encoded in this region:
- the LOC136199965 gene encoding neurotrypsin-like isoform X3, producing MSVSQCLSVYLVIVSLVKGSFLPNTLQLIGGDLGGRSGRLQIYHNNRWGTICDDYFALNEAIVACRQLGFTTGYVGYKSRAFYGRGSGPIWIDDLRCSGNESSIDKCSFNGWGSHNCYHSEDVGVVCDFKAIPEINSVFMWTSSSDSLFSDAPTPSYTAQKSKTARLTKTKEPNSGVVEVKINGVWGTVCGRNWNQINSKVLCRQLGYPDAVEYFLNAYYGPGNGPILMNKVNCRGTETEIQKCRYSSNSTCDHYEDVGVHCVNPLRSSGGVGIQSENEDLSKGFAEIFINNTWHYVCSSICNSKTAKMFCQQLGYPGVLEAKPFSQFNRWWGIDINCQCNKDQLQNCQLTENDYCHWFAWIECETWFQYYSRMPLKPTMSVKKIQTWKEIRPNITYHFHNVTTNASTNIDFDERFNNQSLPTTQHSITSTLQGDKSNLSSGATAGLSVSAAILLIFLTVLAWCLKRRQARETST
- the LOC136199965 gene encoding neurotrypsin-like isoform X2 encodes the protein MSVSQCLSVYLVIVSLVKGSFLPNTLQLIGGDLGGRSGRLQIYHNNRWGTICDDYFALNEAIVACRQLGFTTGYVGYKSRAFYGRGSGPIWIDDLRCSGNESSIDKCSFNGWGSHNCYHSEDVGVVCDFKAIPEINSVFMWTSSSDSLFSDAPTPSYTAQKSKTARLTKTKEPNSGVVEVKINGVWGTVCGRNWNQINSKVLCRQLGYPDAVEYFLNAYYGPGNGPILMNKVNCRGTETEIQKCRYSSNSTCDHYEDVGVHCVNPLRSSGGVGIQSENEDLSKGFAEIFINNTWHYVCSSICNSKTAKMFCQQLGYPGVLEAKPFSQFNRWWGIDINCQCNKDQLQNCQLTENDYCHWFAWIECETWFQYYSRMPLKPTMSVKKIQTWKEIRPNITYHFHNVTTNASTNIDFDERFNNQSLPTTQHSITSTLQAGDKSNLSSGATAGLSVSAAILLIFLTVLAWCLKRRQARETST
- the LOC136199965 gene encoding neurotrypsin-like isoform X1, with translation MSVSQCLSVYLVIVSLVKGSFLPNTLQLIGGDLGGRSGRLQIYHNNRWGTICDDYFALNEAIVACRQLGFTTGYVGYKSRAFYGRGSGPIWIDDLRCSGNESSIDKCSFNGWGSHNCYHSEDVGVVCDFKAIPEINSVFMWTSSSDSLFSDAPTPSYTAQKSKTARLTKTKEPNSGVVEVKINGVWGTVCGRNWNQINSKVLCRQLGYPDAVEYFLNAYYGPGNGPILMNKVNCRGTETEIQKCRYSSNSTCDHYEDVGVHCVNPLRSSGGVGIQSENEDLSKGFAEIFINNTWHYVCSSICNSKTAKMFCQQLGYPGVLEAKPFSQFNRWWGIDINCQCNKDQLQNCQLTENDYCHWFAWIECETWFQYYSRMPLKPTMSVKKIQTWKEIRPNITYHFHNVTTNASTNIDFDERFNNQSLPTTQHSITSTLQDKAGDKSNLSSGATAGLSVSAAILLIFLTVLAWCLKRRQARETST